In Aestuariibaculum lutulentum, one DNA window encodes the following:
- a CDS encoding DUF4386 domain-containing protein — protein MNLRKLSIITGLSYFIIFFAAIFANFFAIEALMKNPLETIQQNHLLVRFGILAFLVTVVFDVVVAWALYLLYKSNYLSSLSTLFRMMHAAIMGVAIFALPLTFKVSTSNDILNHVHTFNTIWLIGLFFFGIHLILLGRIINTPKFITLFVILAGVMYMIDTCAHFLLPDYDAYSSIFLALVAIPSIIGEMSLAIWLLLKGFKNNA, from the coding sequence ATGAACCTTCGAAAACTATCTATTATTACAGGTTTAAGCTACTTTATAATCTTCTTTGCTGCCATATTTGCAAATTTTTTCGCCATTGAAGCCTTAATGAAAAATCCCTTAGAAACCATTCAACAAAATCATCTCTTGGTTAGATTTGGAATATTAGCCTTTTTAGTCACTGTTGTTTTTGATGTTGTGGTGGCTTGGGCCCTTTACTTACTTTATAAATCCAATTATTTATCTTCATTAAGTACCCTTTTTAGAATGATGCATGCCGCTATAATGGGCGTTGCGATTTTTGCTTTACCTTTAACTTTTAAAGTTTCTACGAGCAACGACATTTTAAATCATGTACATACATTTAATACAATATGGCTCATTGGACTTTTCTTTTTTGGAATTCATTTAATTCTTTTAGGAAGAATAATTAACACGCCAAAATTTATCACATTATTTGTAATACTTGCCGGAGTCATGTATATGATTGATACATGTGCTCATTTTTTGCTTCCAGATTATGATGCGTACAGCTCAATATTCTTGGCTTTAGTTGCCATACCAAGCATAATTGGTGAGATGTCTCTAGCAATATGGCTTCTGCTTAAAGGATTTAAAAATAACGCATAA
- a CDS encoding response regulator, which translates to MVKVLIADNHPITRKGLEVLFSASSNIKIVGSVDNGEAAMEFIKNNPVDILLTEADLPKLNGLTILRYLKKDYPDVKTIIFSGEPEEVYAINAIKAGANGYLHKSVNVITINEAILKVAEGGIYLSNELTQQLAFGSRANKSGTFYKKLSTREAEVLKLLTIGKKNKEISKELDINEKTVSTYKARLMRKLKVTNLVDLVNQAKLKESL; encoded by the coding sequence ATGGTAAAAGTATTAATAGCAGACAATCACCCTATTACCAGGAAAGGGCTTGAGGTTCTATTTTCTGCATCTTCAAACATTAAAATTGTAGGAAGTGTTGACAACGGCGAAGCCGCAATGGAATTCATCAAAAATAATCCTGTAGACATCCTTTTAACAGAAGCAGATCTTCCAAAATTAAACGGGTTAACCATTTTGCGTTATCTTAAAAAAGATTATCCAGACGTAAAAACCATTATTTTTAGTGGTGAACCAGAAGAAGTATATGCGATTAACGCCATTAAAGCCGGCGCTAATGGGTATTTACATAAATCTGTAAACGTTATCACCATTAACGAGGCTATCTTAAAAGTAGCTGAAGGTGGTATTTATTTAAGTAATGAGTTAACACAACAGTTAGCATTTGGAAGCCGAGCAAACAAATCTGGAACTTTCTATAAAAAACTTTCTACTAGAGAAGCCGAAGTTTTAAAACTTCTTACAATCGGTAAAAAGAATAAAGAAATTTCTAAGGAGCTTGATATTAACGAAAAAACCGTTAGTACTTATAAAGCACGTTTAATGCGTAAATTAAAAGTGACTAACTTGGTAGATTTAGTTAATCAAGCCAAACTTAAAGAATCGTTATAG
- a CDS encoding alpha-E domain-containing protein — translation MLSRVANNLIWMNRYMARGNGILALLKVNFYANQDSPELFSWTPVIKNFASSETEFYTEDPIECIDYMIFDVSNDNSIVNIVTRARENARSVQEHISRESWLCINNYYLFVTNNNLRQRLKEEDPIRLLEELLGHHLMFYGTNDIMQERGPAYYFMNVGRYLERVILISDFTTLKLEEIRHATDDLEKGLYWRNLLLVVGGYQKYLKTYKSSFNEDQIVDLIFRDKLFPRSVYYCINKLNRHITELIDAGELGNNNLQFLLGKLESSIKYTTIENINEQGLLNFVEGIKQDIRDISEDINSVYYIPIN, via the coding sequence ATGTTAAGTAGAGTAGCAAATAACCTTATCTGGATGAACAGATATATGGCGCGTGGTAATGGCATTTTAGCTTTATTGAAAGTAAATTTTTATGCCAATCAAGATTCACCTGAACTTTTTTCCTGGACTCCTGTCATTAAAAATTTCGCTTCATCTGAAACGGAATTTTATACCGAAGATCCCATAGAATGTATTGATTATATGATTTTTGATGTTAGCAATGACAACTCTATTGTTAATATCGTTACCAGAGCCAGAGAAAATGCAAGAAGCGTTCAGGAACATATTTCAAGAGAATCCTGGTTATGCATAAACAACTACTACTTATTCGTAACAAATAATAATCTTAGGCAACGCCTTAAAGAAGAAGACCCTATCCGTCTATTAGAAGAATTATTGGGGCATCATTTAATGTTTTATGGTACCAACGACATTATGCAAGAACGTGGTCCTGCTTATTATTTTATGAATGTTGGGCGCTATTTAGAACGCGTTATTTTAATTTCAGATTTCACTACATTAAAACTTGAAGAAATTCGGCATGCAACAGACGACTTAGAAAAGGGATTATATTGGAGAAACCTACTATTAGTTGTTGGTGGTTATCAAAAATATTTGAAAACCTATAAATCTTCATTTAATGAAGACCAAATCGTAGATCTTATTTTCAGAGATAAACTCTTTCCGCGATCGGTTTATTATTGCATTAATAAATTAAACAGACACATTACGGAGCTTATTGATGCCGGAGAACTTGGCAACAATAATTTACAATTTCTGTTAGGTAAATTAGAAAGCAGTATTAAATACACCACCATTGAAAATATAAATGAACAGGGACTCCTTAATTTCGTAGAAGGCATTAAACAAGACATTCGAGACATCTCTGAAGACATCAATTCTGTTTACTACATCCCAATTAATTAA
- a CDS encoding RNA polymerase sigma factor yields the protein MNTLLKVIQLHKNESALIKRAVKNNREAQHMLFEMHAPKMLSVCRYYLKDVYHAEEVMMNGFFKVFTNLKSFRGEGSFEGWIRRIMVRESISYLRQQKHVEFPVEEVDIKNEFTNNIETEIEVEEIQQLIDELPEGYKIVFIMYAIQGYKHQEIASLLDIAENTSKSQLFKARKLLQDKITNRNTTSYGTK from the coding sequence ATGAACACCTTATTGAAAGTTATACAACTTCATAAAAACGAATCGGCACTTATTAAGCGAGCGGTAAAAAATAATCGCGAGGCGCAGCACATGTTATTCGAAATGCATGCGCCTAAAATGTTAAGCGTGTGTCGATACTATTTAAAAGATGTGTATCATGCCGAAGAAGTTATGATGAATGGTTTTTTTAAGGTGTTTACAAATTTGAAGAGTTTTAGAGGTGAAGGTAGTTTTGAAGGTTGGATAAGAAGAATTATGGTTCGGGAATCCATAAGTTACTTAAGGCAACAAAAACATGTGGAATTTCCGGTTGAAGAAGTCGATATTAAAAATGAATTTACCAATAATATAGAAACCGAAATTGAAGTAGAAGAGATACAGCAACTTATCGACGAATTACCTGAAGGTTATAAAATAGTATTTATTATGTATGCCATTCAAGGCTACAAGCATCAGGAGATTGCGAGTTTACTTGATATTGCTGAAAACACTTCAAAATCTCAGTTATTCAAAGCGAGAAAGCTTTTACAGGATAAAATTACGAACAGAAACACAACAAGCTATGGCACGAAATAA
- the dnaG gene encoding DNA primase, producing the protein MISPASIDLVFETARVEEVIGDFVQLKKAGSNFKGLSPFSDERSPSFMVSPVKQIWKDFSTGKGGTVVSFLMEHEHFTYPEAIKYLAKKYNIEIEETEVSNEQKEKANERESLYLVSEFASSYFQKILHKTDQGKSIGLSYFKERGFTEETIKRFDLGYSLDEWQAFTDEALKQGYNLDYLEKTGLTIVKDEKRFDRFKGRVMFPIKSMSGRVLGFGGRILINDKKAAKYLNSPESDIYHKSNVLYGIYDAKQSIAKEDNCYLVEGYTDVIQFVQTGVTNVVSSSGTALTSEQIRLINRLTKNITVLFDGDAAGMRASLRGIDLILEQGMNVKVCSFPEGEDPDSFARQNTLEELTEYLNENSKDFIQFKASILFEESKNDPIKKAETVRDIVNSISKIPDQIKKEIYIQECARIMDISEDVLFSTLAQITNKDAGDDKKSGRGDYKAFDVIKNQQQPATVKKVDVQYLLERKIIEILLLYGNKSEEFEDLVLKENDKGELELEPVIHTAKVFEKIYLDLQDDEMQFGNPQFKTIYYTLIEALNQNENFELKSFINSVDPDMGYEISNILMEDERYTLDNWQRMDIFPKEKQHSVAQLVSETILNLRCFLIDQKVKEFQQETLANKADVNRNVLEEVKDYSGLKMLLSRKLNRVL; encoded by the coding sequence TTGATTTCTCCTGCTTCTATAGATTTAGTTTTTGAAACCGCCCGTGTCGAGGAGGTTATCGGCGATTTTGTTCAGCTTAAAAAAGCAGGTAGCAACTTTAAAGGCTTAAGTCCGTTTAGCGATGAGCGTTCCCCAAGTTTTATGGTATCACCGGTAAAACAAATCTGGAAAGATTTCTCCACTGGAAAAGGAGGTACAGTGGTGTCGTTTTTAATGGAGCACGAGCACTTTACTTATCCAGAGGCCATAAAGTATTTGGCAAAAAAATACAATATTGAAATTGAAGAAACTGAAGTAAGTAACGAGCAAAAGGAGAAGGCCAATGAACGCGAGAGTCTGTACTTGGTAAGTGAATTTGCAAGTTCTTATTTTCAAAAAATACTTCATAAAACCGATCAGGGTAAGTCTATTGGTTTGAGCTATTTTAAAGAACGTGGATTTACCGAAGAGACTATAAAACGATTCGATTTAGGATATTCGCTTGATGAATGGCAGGCCTTTACCGATGAAGCCTTAAAGCAAGGATACAATTTAGATTATCTTGAAAAAACTGGATTAACCATTGTAAAGGACGAAAAGCGTTTCGACCGTTTTAAAGGGCGGGTTATGTTCCCTATTAAAAGTATGAGTGGTCGCGTGCTTGGTTTTGGGGGGCGAATTCTGATTAATGATAAAAAGGCTGCGAAATACCTGAATTCACCGGAAAGTGATATTTACCATAAAAGTAATGTGCTTTACGGAATTTATGATGCCAAACAAAGCATTGCCAAAGAAGATAATTGTTATTTAGTTGAAGGTTATACCGATGTGATTCAGTTTGTCCAAACCGGGGTCACCAACGTGGTGTCATCATCTGGAACGGCATTAACATCAGAGCAGATTCGTTTAATTAATCGTCTTACTAAAAACATTACTGTGCTTTTTGATGGTGATGCAGCGGGTATGCGTGCATCGCTTCGTGGTATCGATTTAATTTTGGAGCAGGGCATGAATGTTAAAGTGTGTTCGTTTCCGGAAGGTGAAGACCCAGATAGTTTTGCCAGGCAAAATACTTTAGAGGAGTTAACTGAATATTTAAACGAAAATTCCAAAGATTTTATTCAGTTTAAAGCCTCCATACTTTTTGAAGAATCTAAAAACGACCCAATAAAAAAGGCTGAAACGGTTAGAGATATAGTTAATAGTATATCAAAAATTCCGGATCAGATAAAAAAGGAAATTTATATCCAGGAGTGTGCCCGAATTATGGATATAAGTGAAGATGTTCTTTTTAGTACTTTGGCTCAAATTACAAATAAGGATGCAGGCGATGATAAAAAGTCGGGTAGAGGCGATTACAAAGCTTTCGACGTTATTAAAAATCAGCAACAACCTGCAACGGTTAAAAAGGTTGATGTTCAGTATTTGTTGGAGCGCAAAATTATTGAAATCTTATTGCTTTACGGAAATAAGTCTGAAGAGTTTGAAGATTTGGTTTTAAAGGAAAATGATAAAGGCGAATTGGAGCTGGAACCCGTTATTCATACTGCTAAAGTATTTGAGAAAATTTATTTAGACTTACAGGATGATGAAATGCAGTTTGGGAATCCGCAGTTTAAAACCATTTATTATACCCTTATTGAAGCTTTAAATCAGAATGAGAATTTTGAATTGAAGAGTTTTATCAATTCGGTAGACCCCGATATGGGTTATGAGATTTCCAATATCTTGATGGAAGACGAACGCTATACACTAGATAATTGGCAACGCATGGATATCTTTCCTAAAGAAAAACAGCACAGCGTTGCACAATTAGTTAGTGAAACTATACTTAACCTCCGTTGTTTTTTAATAGACCAAAAAGTCAAGGAATTTCAACAAGAAACATTGGCTAATAAAGCCGATGTAAATAGAAATGTACTTGAAGAAGTTAAAGACTATTCTGGTTTGAAAATGTTACTGTCTAGAAAACTTAATCGTGTTCTATAA
- a CDS encoding circularly permuted type 2 ATP-grasp protein has translation MNNNNLFSSYDKLPNTWDEMYNDDVEFRTQYEQFIEYLKNTSPEKLSTKEELAKQLFMSQGVTFTVYNNNEGIEKIFPFDIVPRIITADEWDKIERGIKQRLKALNLFIKDIYHEQFIIKDGIIPSELIFSCPYYLREMKGVNVPHDIYVHISGVDLIRNEDGEFYVLEDNLRTPSGVSYMLENREISKRLFPGVLPKNGVRSVSNYPNYLYRKLKELSSIANPNVVLLTPGIYNSAYYEHTTLARLMGIELVEGSDLVVKDHFVYMKTTNGLKQVDVIYRRVDDDYLDPLEFKAESVLGVAGIMAAYRKGNVIIVNAPGTGIADDKAIYIYVPDMIRYYLGEEPILKNIKTYQLSKPEELEYVTEHIREMVIKKTDGSGGYGMLMGHEASEEEIKDYLDTVKKKPDGFIAQPILKLSTAPCFIDGKLSPRCIDLRPFALTGADGIDICPGGLTRVALKKGSLVVNSSQGGGSKDTWVLK, from the coding sequence ATGAACAATAACAATCTTTTTTCTTCCTATGATAAGTTACCCAACACTTGGGATGAAATGTACAATGACGATGTGGAGTTTAGAACTCAGTATGAACAATTTATTGAATATTTAAAAAACACTTCACCCGAAAAACTATCGACCAAAGAAGAACTTGCCAAGCAGTTATTTATGAGTCAAGGCGTCACCTTTACCGTATACAATAACAATGAAGGTATTGAAAAAATATTCCCTTTCGATATTGTTCCCAGAATAATCACAGCTGATGAATGGGACAAAATAGAACGAGGCATTAAACAACGACTTAAAGCTTTAAACCTCTTTATTAAGGATATTTATCATGAACAGTTCATTATTAAGGACGGTATTATACCTAGTGAATTAATATTTTCCTGTCCTTATTATTTAAGAGAAATGAAAGGCGTTAATGTGCCTCACGATATCTATGTACATATTTCGGGAGTCGATTTAATTCGTAATGAAGATGGCGAGTTTTACGTTCTTGAAGACAATTTAAGAACCCCTTCCGGCGTAAGTTATATGTTAGAAAACAGAGAAATATCGAAACGTTTATTTCCTGGCGTATTACCCAAAAACGGCGTTCGATCGGTATCAAATTACCCCAATTATTTATATCGAAAACTAAAAGAACTTTCTTCTATTGCTAATCCCAATGTGGTGTTATTAACACCCGGAATATATAACTCTGCTTATTACGAGCACACCACTTTGGCTAGACTTATGGGTATTGAACTTGTTGAAGGTAGCGACCTAGTCGTTAAAGATCATTTTGTTTACATGAAAACAACTAATGGTCTAAAACAAGTTGATGTGATTTACAGACGTGTTGATGATGATTATCTAGACCCTTTAGAATTTAAAGCCGAAAGTGTTTTAGGTGTTGCCGGAATTATGGCTGCCTACCGAAAAGGCAATGTTATAATTGTAAATGCACCAGGAACTGGAATTGCTGACGATAAAGCCATTTACATTTATGTTCCGGACATGATTAGATATTACTTAGGGGAAGAACCAATTTTAAAAAATATTAAGACCTATCAGCTTAGTAAACCAGAGGAACTTGAATATGTCACCGAGCACATTCGAGAAATGGTTATTAAAAAAACAGACGGTAGTGGCGGTTACGGCATGCTTATGGGACACGAAGCAAGCGAAGAAGAAATCAAAGATTATTTAGATACCGTTAAAAAGAAACCTGATGGCTTTATTGCACAACCCATTTTAAAACTATCTACAGCGCCCTGCTTTATAGATGGAAAACTATCCCCTCGCTGTATAGACTTGCGACCATTTGCCCTAACAGGTGCTGACGGCATTGATATTTGTCCAGGTGGTTTAACAAGAGTTGCCCTTAAAAAAGGATCCTTAGTTGTTAATAGCTCACAAGGCGGAGGCAGTAAAGACACATGGGTTTTAAAATAA